One segment of Etheostoma cragini isolate CJK2018 chromosome 23, CSU_Ecrag_1.0, whole genome shotgun sequence DNA contains the following:
- the pfkfb3 gene encoding 6-phosphofructo-2-kinase/fructose-2,6-bisphosphatase 3 isoform X4, giving the protein MLDFQRRIECYKTSYQPLDPNQYDRDLSFIQVIDVGRRFLVNRIQDHIQSKIVYYLMNIHVQPRTIYLCRHGESTDNVEGRLGGDAGLSPRGKQFAAALARFVEEQQQKDLKIWSSQLCRSIETAEHLGVPYEQWKALNEIDAGMCEEMTYDEMKEKFPEEFALRDEDKYYYRYPAGESYQDLVQRVEPVIMDLERQENVLVICHQAVMRCLLAYFLDKSAEEMPYLKCPLHTVLKLTPVAYGCKVESICLNVEAVNTHRDRPEEMKKGPGTLIRRNSVTPLTSPESNIKKPRIDDLDESPIQELPPSVASMALCSPSHLPITLAGQNLRRNSSGHRDVLQTCQ; this is encoded by the exons ATGTTGGATTTCCAGAGGAGAATTGAATGCTACAAAACCAGCTACCAACCTCTGGACCCCAATCAGTATGACAG GGATCTCTCTTTCATCCAGGTGATAGACGTGGGTCGGCGGTTCCTGGTTAACCGGATCCAGGATCACATCCAGAGCAAGATCGTCTACTACTTGATGAACATCCACGTCCAGCCACGCACCATCTACCTGTGTCGGCACGGAGAGAGCACCGACAACGTGGAGGGCCGGCTGGGCGGGGACGCGGGCCTCTCGCCGCGGGGCAAACAG TTTGCGGCTGCTCTGGCTCGGTTTGtggaagagcagcagcagaaggatCTCAAGATTTGGAGCAGCCAGCTGTGTCGCAGCATTGAAACCGCAGAGCACCTGGGAGTCCCGTACGAACAGTGGAAGGCTCTCAACGAGATAGACGCT GGAATGTGTGAAGAGATGACGTATGATGAGATGAAGGAGAAATTCCCGGAGGAGTTTGCTTTGAGAGATGAAGATAAATACTACTATCGTTACCCTGCTGGAGAG TCTTACCAGGACCTGGTCCAGCGGGTGGAGCCAGTCATCATGGACCTGGAGAGGCAAGAGAACGTCCTGGTCATCTGCCACCAGGCTGTCATGCGCTGCCTGCTGGCCTACTTCCTGGATAAGAGTGCAG AGGAGATGCCCTACCTGAAGTGTCCCCTCCACACGGTGCTGAAGCTCACCCCTGTTGCCTACGGGTGCAAAGTGGAGTCCATTTGTCTGAATGTGGAGGCGGTGAACACCCACAGAGACAGACCGGAG GAGATGAAGAAGGGTCCTGGCACCTTGATCAGGCGGAACAGTGTGACTCCTCTGACCAGCCCCGAGTCAAACATCAAGAAACCTCGCATCGATGACCTGGACGAGTCTCCGATCCAGGAGCTGCCTCCGTCTGTTGCCTCCATGGCACTCTGCAGCCCCTCGCACCTCCCTATCACTCTGGCTGGACAG aACCTGAGGAGAAACTCATCTGGCCACCGGGATGTCCTGCAGACCTGCCAATAA
- the pfkfb3 gene encoding 6-phosphofructo-2-kinase/fructose-2,6-bisphosphatase 3 isoform X2 produces the protein MPRELTQNRIQKIWVPTKDDKPAPRRAACAPHFANPPTVIVMVGLPARGKTYMSKKLTRYLNWIGMPTKVFNVGEYRREAVKNYSSYDFFKPDNESAVKIRQQCALAALRDVKSYLKEEGGQVAVFDATNTTRERRDMILQFGIENGFKIFFIESVCDDPSVIASNIMEVKVSCPDYRDCNKNAAMLDFQRRIECYKTSYQPLDPNQYDRDLSFIQVIDVGRRFLVNRIQDHIQSKIVYYLMNIHVQPRTIYLCRHGESTDNVEGRLGGDAGLSPRGKQFAAALARFVEEQQQKDLKIWSSQLCRSIETAEHLGVPYEQWKALNEIDAGMCEEMTYDEMKEKFPEEFALRDEDKYYYRYPAGESYQDLVQRVEPVIMDLERQENVLVICHQAVMRCLLAYFLDKSAEEMPYLKCPLHTVLKLTPVAYGCKVESICLNVEAVNTHRDRPEEMKKGPGTLIRRNSVTPLTSPESNIKKPRIDDLDESPIQELPPSVASMALCSPSHLPITLAGQHWLGKVCLT, from the exons ATGCCCAGAGAGCTGACCCAGAACAGGATCCAAAAGATCTGGGTGCCCACCAAGGATGACAAGCCGGCACCCCGGAGAG CGGCTTGCGCCCCCCACTTTGCCAACCCCCCCACCGTCATCGTGATGGTGGGTCTTCCGGCTCGAGGGAAGACCTACATGTCCAAAAAACTCACCCGCTACCTCAACTGGATCGGCATGCCCACCAAAG tCTTTAATGTGGGAGAGTACCGGAGGGAGGCGGTCAAGAACTACAGCTCCTATGACTTCTTCAAGCCTGATAATGAGAGCGCTGTAAAAATCAGACA GCAATGTGCCTTAGCAGCCTTGAGGGATGTCAAATCCTATTTGAAGGAGGAGGGAGGCCAAGTAGCG GTCTTCGACGCCACAAACACGACAAGAGAAAGACGAGACATGATCCTTCAGTTTGGCATTGAGAATGGCTTCAAG ATCTTTTTCATCGAGTCGGTGTGTGACGATCCCAGCGTAATCGCGTCGAACATCATG GAAGTGAAGGTGTCGTGTCCAGACTACCGGGACTGCAACAAAAACGCCGCCATGTTGGATTTCCAGAGGAGAATTGAATGCTACAAAACCAGCTACCAACCTCTGGACCCCAATCAGTATGACAG GGATCTCTCTTTCATCCAGGTGATAGACGTGGGTCGGCGGTTCCTGGTTAACCGGATCCAGGATCACATCCAGAGCAAGATCGTCTACTACTTGATGAACATCCACGTCCAGCCACGCACCATCTACCTGTGTCGGCACGGAGAGAGCACCGACAACGTGGAGGGCCGGCTGGGCGGGGACGCGGGCCTCTCGCCGCGGGGCAAACAG TTTGCGGCTGCTCTGGCTCGGTTTGtggaagagcagcagcagaaggatCTCAAGATTTGGAGCAGCCAGCTGTGTCGCAGCATTGAAACCGCAGAGCACCTGGGAGTCCCGTACGAACAGTGGAAGGCTCTCAACGAGATAGACGCT GGAATGTGTGAAGAGATGACGTATGATGAGATGAAGGAGAAATTCCCGGAGGAGTTTGCTTTGAGAGATGAAGATAAATACTACTATCGTTACCCTGCTGGAGAG TCTTACCAGGACCTGGTCCAGCGGGTGGAGCCAGTCATCATGGACCTGGAGAGGCAAGAGAACGTCCTGGTCATCTGCCACCAGGCTGTCATGCGCTGCCTGCTGGCCTACTTCCTGGATAAGAGTGCAG AGGAGATGCCCTACCTGAAGTGTCCCCTCCACACGGTGCTGAAGCTCACCCCTGTTGCCTACGGGTGCAAAGTGGAGTCCATTTGTCTGAATGTGGAGGCGGTGAACACCCACAGAGACAGACCGGAG GAGATGAAGAAGGGTCCTGGCACCTTGATCAGGCGGAACAGTGTGACTCCTCTGACCAGCCCCGAGTCAAACATCAAGAAACCTCGCATCGATGACCTGGACGAGTCTCCGATCCAGGAGCTGCCTCCGTCTGTTGCCTCCATGGCACTCTGCAGCCCCTCGCACCTCCCTATCACTCTGGCTGGACAG CACTGGCTGGGCAAAGTTTGCCt aACCTGA
- the pfkfb3 gene encoding 6-phosphofructo-2-kinase/fructose-2,6-bisphosphatase 3 isoform X1: MPRELTQNRIQKIWVPTKDDKPAPRRAACAPHFANPPTVIVMVGLPARGKTYMSKKLTRYLNWIGMPTKVFNVGEYRREAVKNYSSYDFFKPDNESAVKIRQQCALAALRDVKSYLKEEGGQVAVFDATNTTRERRDMILQFGIENGFKIFFIESVCDDPSVIASNIMEVKVSCPDYRDCNKNAAMLDFQRRIECYKTSYQPLDPNQYDRDLSFIQVIDVGRRFLVNRIQDHIQSKIVYYLMNIHVQPRTIYLCRHGESTDNVEGRLGGDAGLSPRGKQFAAALARFVEEQQQKDLKIWSSQLCRSIETAEHLGVPYEQWKALNEIDAGMCEEMTYDEMKEKFPEEFALRDEDKYYYRYPAGESYQDLVQRVEPVIMDLERQENVLVICHQAVMRCLLAYFLDKSAEEMPYLKCPLHTVLKLTPVAYGCKVESICLNVEAVNTHRDRPEEMKKGPGTLIRRNSVTPLTSPESNIKKPRIDDLDESPIQELPPSVASMALCSPSHLPITLAGQNLRRNSSGHRDVLQTCQ; encoded by the exons ATGCCCAGAGAGCTGACCCAGAACAGGATCCAAAAGATCTGGGTGCCCACCAAGGATGACAAGCCGGCACCCCGGAGAG CGGCTTGCGCCCCCCACTTTGCCAACCCCCCCACCGTCATCGTGATGGTGGGTCTTCCGGCTCGAGGGAAGACCTACATGTCCAAAAAACTCACCCGCTACCTCAACTGGATCGGCATGCCCACCAAAG tCTTTAATGTGGGAGAGTACCGGAGGGAGGCGGTCAAGAACTACAGCTCCTATGACTTCTTCAAGCCTGATAATGAGAGCGCTGTAAAAATCAGACA GCAATGTGCCTTAGCAGCCTTGAGGGATGTCAAATCCTATTTGAAGGAGGAGGGAGGCCAAGTAGCG GTCTTCGACGCCACAAACACGACAAGAGAAAGACGAGACATGATCCTTCAGTTTGGCATTGAGAATGGCTTCAAG ATCTTTTTCATCGAGTCGGTGTGTGACGATCCCAGCGTAATCGCGTCGAACATCATG GAAGTGAAGGTGTCGTGTCCAGACTACCGGGACTGCAACAAAAACGCCGCCATGTTGGATTTCCAGAGGAGAATTGAATGCTACAAAACCAGCTACCAACCTCTGGACCCCAATCAGTATGACAG GGATCTCTCTTTCATCCAGGTGATAGACGTGGGTCGGCGGTTCCTGGTTAACCGGATCCAGGATCACATCCAGAGCAAGATCGTCTACTACTTGATGAACATCCACGTCCAGCCACGCACCATCTACCTGTGTCGGCACGGAGAGAGCACCGACAACGTGGAGGGCCGGCTGGGCGGGGACGCGGGCCTCTCGCCGCGGGGCAAACAG TTTGCGGCTGCTCTGGCTCGGTTTGtggaagagcagcagcagaaggatCTCAAGATTTGGAGCAGCCAGCTGTGTCGCAGCATTGAAACCGCAGAGCACCTGGGAGTCCCGTACGAACAGTGGAAGGCTCTCAACGAGATAGACGCT GGAATGTGTGAAGAGATGACGTATGATGAGATGAAGGAGAAATTCCCGGAGGAGTTTGCTTTGAGAGATGAAGATAAATACTACTATCGTTACCCTGCTGGAGAG TCTTACCAGGACCTGGTCCAGCGGGTGGAGCCAGTCATCATGGACCTGGAGAGGCAAGAGAACGTCCTGGTCATCTGCCACCAGGCTGTCATGCGCTGCCTGCTGGCCTACTTCCTGGATAAGAGTGCAG AGGAGATGCCCTACCTGAAGTGTCCCCTCCACACGGTGCTGAAGCTCACCCCTGTTGCCTACGGGTGCAAAGTGGAGTCCATTTGTCTGAATGTGGAGGCGGTGAACACCCACAGAGACAGACCGGAG GAGATGAAGAAGGGTCCTGGCACCTTGATCAGGCGGAACAGTGTGACTCCTCTGACCAGCCCCGAGTCAAACATCAAGAAACCTCGCATCGATGACCTGGACGAGTCTCCGATCCAGGAGCTGCCTCCGTCTGTTGCCTCCATGGCACTCTGCAGCCCCTCGCACCTCCCTATCACTCTGGCTGGACAG aACCTGAGGAGAAACTCATCTGGCCACCGGGATGTCCTGCAGACCTGCCAATAA
- the pfkfb3 gene encoding 6-phosphofructo-2-kinase/fructose-2,6-bisphosphatase 3 isoform X3: MPRELTQNRIQKIWVPTKDDKPAPRRAACAPHFANPPTVIVMVGLPARGKTYMSKKLTRYLNWIGMPTKVFNVGEYRREAVKNYSSYDFFKPDNESAVKIRQQCALAALRDVKSYLKEEGGQVAVFDATNTTRERRDMILQFGIENGFKIFFIESVCDDPSVIASNIMEVKVSCPDYRDCNKNAAMLDFQRRIECYKTSYQPLDPNQYDRDLSFIQVIDVGRRFLVNRIQDHIQSKIVYYLMNIHVQPRTIYLCRHGESTDNVEGRLGGDAGLSPRGKQFAAALARFVEEQQQKDLKIWSSQLCRSIETAEHLGVPYEQWKALNEIDAGMCEEMTYDEMKEKFPEEFALRDEDKYYYRYPAGESYQDLVQRVEPVIMDLERQENVLVICHQAVMRCLLAYFLDKSAEEMPYLKCPLHTVLKLTPVAYGCKVESICLNVEAVNTHRDRPEEMKKGPGTLIRRNSVTPLTSPESNIKKPRIDDLDESPIQELPPSVASMALCSPSHLPITLAGQHWLGKVCL; the protein is encoded by the exons ATGCCCAGAGAGCTGACCCAGAACAGGATCCAAAAGATCTGGGTGCCCACCAAGGATGACAAGCCGGCACCCCGGAGAG CGGCTTGCGCCCCCCACTTTGCCAACCCCCCCACCGTCATCGTGATGGTGGGTCTTCCGGCTCGAGGGAAGACCTACATGTCCAAAAAACTCACCCGCTACCTCAACTGGATCGGCATGCCCACCAAAG tCTTTAATGTGGGAGAGTACCGGAGGGAGGCGGTCAAGAACTACAGCTCCTATGACTTCTTCAAGCCTGATAATGAGAGCGCTGTAAAAATCAGACA GCAATGTGCCTTAGCAGCCTTGAGGGATGTCAAATCCTATTTGAAGGAGGAGGGAGGCCAAGTAGCG GTCTTCGACGCCACAAACACGACAAGAGAAAGACGAGACATGATCCTTCAGTTTGGCATTGAGAATGGCTTCAAG ATCTTTTTCATCGAGTCGGTGTGTGACGATCCCAGCGTAATCGCGTCGAACATCATG GAAGTGAAGGTGTCGTGTCCAGACTACCGGGACTGCAACAAAAACGCCGCCATGTTGGATTTCCAGAGGAGAATTGAATGCTACAAAACCAGCTACCAACCTCTGGACCCCAATCAGTATGACAG GGATCTCTCTTTCATCCAGGTGATAGACGTGGGTCGGCGGTTCCTGGTTAACCGGATCCAGGATCACATCCAGAGCAAGATCGTCTACTACTTGATGAACATCCACGTCCAGCCACGCACCATCTACCTGTGTCGGCACGGAGAGAGCACCGACAACGTGGAGGGCCGGCTGGGCGGGGACGCGGGCCTCTCGCCGCGGGGCAAACAG TTTGCGGCTGCTCTGGCTCGGTTTGtggaagagcagcagcagaaggatCTCAAGATTTGGAGCAGCCAGCTGTGTCGCAGCATTGAAACCGCAGAGCACCTGGGAGTCCCGTACGAACAGTGGAAGGCTCTCAACGAGATAGACGCT GGAATGTGTGAAGAGATGACGTATGATGAGATGAAGGAGAAATTCCCGGAGGAGTTTGCTTTGAGAGATGAAGATAAATACTACTATCGTTACCCTGCTGGAGAG TCTTACCAGGACCTGGTCCAGCGGGTGGAGCCAGTCATCATGGACCTGGAGAGGCAAGAGAACGTCCTGGTCATCTGCCACCAGGCTGTCATGCGCTGCCTGCTGGCCTACTTCCTGGATAAGAGTGCAG AGGAGATGCCCTACCTGAAGTGTCCCCTCCACACGGTGCTGAAGCTCACCCCTGTTGCCTACGGGTGCAAAGTGGAGTCCATTTGTCTGAATGTGGAGGCGGTGAACACCCACAGAGACAGACCGGAG GAGATGAAGAAGGGTCCTGGCACCTTGATCAGGCGGAACAGTGTGACTCCTCTGACCAGCCCCGAGTCAAACATCAAGAAACCTCGCATCGATGACCTGGACGAGTCTCCGATCCAGGAGCTGCCTCCGTCTGTTGCCTCCATGGCACTCTGCAGCCCCTCGCACCTCCCTATCACTCTGGCTGGACAG CACTGGCTGGGCAAAGTTTGCCtgtaa